DNA sequence from the Epinephelus fuscoguttatus linkage group LG2, E.fuscoguttatus.final_Chr_v1 genome:
AGTATTAATATGAGCATGAAATTCCTTGACAATGTAACATTTTGCTATCATATATTTAAGAAATCTTTGCATGGTTTCTGCAGCTGTGTCGTCTTGTGAGTCTGAGAGGTAGCTGCATGAATTTGAGTCGATGCCCAGAACTTGGGCATTTATCTATTTCAAGCAGTTCTGTGAATCTTCTTGTTCTTTTAAGATTTAAGCTTGTATTCTTACATTTGCCAGAGTTTGGTCATGCACTTCACTTTGTGTGCGACTTCCTTGAACATCTAGCTTTACATCTTTTGATATACTGCCTGTGTAACCATGCCCATGTATCATATCCCTTTAGGGCTTATTGTGGAATAAAGAaaagtcagtgtgtgttcacaggTTAACAGACatggcacacacatgcattcactGGTTCCGTAAGGGTCTGAGGTTGCATGACAACCCAGCGCTCATGGCTGCCCTGAGGGACTGTAAGGAGCTGTACCCTGTCTTCATCCTGGACCCTCACCTCCATGACAAAACCCTTATGAATATCAACCGCTGGAGGTTTCTCCTCGGAGCTCTCGAAGACCTGGACTGCAGCCTCAGGAAGCTCCActccaggtagagacacagGGACAGTATCAGAAATATTGATTATTAAGAAagttaaaacacacattcatattgTTATATTGTCATATTGTGGTGTGTTGAACTCCTTCAGGCTGTTTGTCGTGAGAGGGAAACCTGAGGAAGTGTTCCCAGAGCTGTTTGACAACTGGAAAGTCACAAAGTTGACCTATGAGTACGACACAGAGCCCTACAGTCTGAGCCGGGACAAAACTGTTACCACGCTGGCCAAAGAGCAAGGAGTCGAAGTCGTTTACAAGATCTCACACACTCTTTATGATATAGACAGGTAATACtgaacatgcacacatactCGTGCAGTTACACATTGTTTCCTTACAGTTTTAAATCCTGTGAAAGTGTTACTTTCATCATATGTCATGGCTTCATAGGATAATTGAGGAAAACAGTGGGAAGGCTCCTCTTACTTATAACCGTATGCAGGCCATAGTGAAGAGTCTCGGGCCGCCTAAGAAACCGATCCCTGCTCCAACCATGGAAGATGTGAAAGGTACTACAAACAAGAAAGTTTATGAAAAGTTAACATGCAAGTGTAAGACAAACAGTGGTTAACTGAATTATATCTCTCCTGTCAcagatgtgaagacaccttgttCAGAAAGCTATGAGGAGAAATATGGGATCCCTCTGCTGGAGGAGCTCGGACACACGGACACTGCAGCTCTTGGAGAGGCTCCGTTCCCAGGAGGAGAACAGGAGGCTTTGAGGAGACTGGATGAACATATGGAAAGAACGGTATTGCAATCACATTCACATGTAGTCTTTCTTTCTACGCACCTGAAGAGTTTTTGATGCTGAAGCTCACTGCTGAGACGCATAGAACCATCCGGACATCCAAATGCACCATAGGAGGCTTAGTCACAGGACATTGGGGATTTGAGTTTAGAAATTAATAACTAGCAGAGGATATGGCATCTTTTAGACTGCAAAGCTGAGACATGTCTGTAGTTGATCCTGCCAGAGTTTTTGGACCACAAGAATACCAGGAACAAACAACAGttcaataaatcaataacaTGGCTGCATAGAAATAAAACCTACACAaagctgaataaataaatacacctaCAAAAATTACGTTCATTTTAATACAGATGACTTTTAAGATCTACCTGGAAGTACGTGTGATTTGCTTCCACATTACCCTTATATCTGCCTTATAACAATGCCTATATGACATTCTTTTACAAGCAgcaacctttcccattacaacCACCCTATCCTGAAAAGCAGGGTTCCAAGCTGATTTAAATtgcttcctctgttttctttttactttagGGGTGGGTGTGTAGCTTCGAGAAGCCGCAGACTTCTCCGAATTCTCTGAGCCCCAGCACCACTGTCCTCAGTCCCTATGTCACTTTGGGCTGCCTGTCTGCACGCACCTTCTGGTGGAGGCTGACGGACGTCTATCGGGGGGTGAGTGCCACCAACACAGCACAGGTTTTGTAGGAAGCACAGCATGCTACGCTATGAATATGTTTCTCAATGTTTAATACATTTCAGCAGTGTAAAAAATAGATGTTGATTTAAACTAGTCTGACTGTTGTGTATATGTGACATTTGCAGAGGAAGCACTCAGAACCTCCAGTGTCCCTGCATGGCCAGTTGCTGTGGAGGGAGTTCTTCTACACCGCTAGTGTGGGTATCCCTAACTTTAACAAGATGAAGGGCAACCCTGTATGTACTCAGGTGGATTGGGATACAAACCCCGAATTTCTGGCTGCGTGGAGAGAGGTATGGAGTCCTtcaaaattaatgtaaatataaattatTGCAAAGAAGGGAACCTATGCTGTTAGAAAACACATCTATGATAATTCAGTAGCATCACTGTTATTTAAAGATCATCTAATTTCCTCGATCATAAATATTTCTTGTCATCCTGTATATTCTGTATTTCCCATAAGGCTCGGACTGGATTCCCCTTCATCGATGCCATCATGACTCAGCTGAGGCAGGAGGGCTGGATCCATCATCTGGCCAGACATGCTGTCGCTTGTTTTCTCACCAGAGGAGACCTGTGGATCAGCTGGGAAGAAGGGCAGAAGGTGTGAAATGAAGTTGCCTTTATTGCTGCTTGTGATTAGGTTAAGCACGATGCCGTCTTTATCAAAGAACAGGCTCAAAACCCATCCAGGCCCACAgcacatgtgtgcatgtggaGTTTATAGTATAAGGTAGACAGCTGCATAATAACATCTCAGTATGTTTAAGTCGTGATCAAATGGCTTTGCAAAAGGATTCTCCCCCATCAGAACAATCATTTTTACTAATGAGACAAACCTAAAATACGTACACCACATCTACTGCATctagttgcattgtgggtaatgcaGATGCCAGGTTTGCTACACTGGTTTTGATCCAGTTTCTTTAGCTGTCCGTCGTGAGTATGTCAGTGTTTCATGAGTGCAATACTAAATCTGCAGAGGGCTCCTTTAACATTTGTTTCACTGCTCCTGAAGGTGTTTGAGGAGCTCTTATTGGACGGCGACTGGGCTCTGAATGCTGGAAACTGGCAGTGGCTTTCAGCTAGTACCTTCTTCCACCAGTTCTTCAGGGTCTACTCCCCTGTTGCATTTGGCAAGAAGACAGACAAAAATGGAGATTTCATCAAGTAAGATCACAAACCTAACAAGCTCAAGTTATCACAACTGATACATATTACATGTCGAATCAAGTCTTCTCTCAGTGATCAGCACCTCGCTATAATTTTTGGTGTGCgttcttttttatatttaaatatgaaGTAATTTTGCCTCCATTCTAATTTATAGAAAGTACCTTCCTCTTCTGAAGAAGTTCCCAGCTCAGTATATCTATGAGCCTTGGAAAGCTCCACGCAGTGTCCAGCAGGCAGCAGGATGCATTGTGGGTAAAGACTACCCGCATCCTATTGTCCAGCATGAAGTGATCAGCAAGCAGAACATCCAGAGGATGAAGTCAGCTTACGCCAAGAGGTCTGCCAACCCTGCTGAATCACCCAGCAGTTCACCCAGCAAAAAGCAAGGTATTGCGAGTAACCAAGATGTTTACGAAATGTTCACCTCTTTTGATCTTTGTCATGtttactaaaaaaataaatcctaCCTCTTAAAAACCTCTTTTCATTGTGTTTGTCTAGGTGTAAAGCGCAAGGCTCCGTCTGTTGTTGACATGctgaagaagaaagacaaaagaaatTAATGGTACACAAATGGATGCAAAGTAACAGAGTAATACTAATGAATGACTGTTCATTACAAATCATTGAATATATTCAGGTCTGTCTGGACTGGAAGCCTAACAGGCTTGTTTCATTTACATTTGCAGGCAGTCTACCATGTCTACCTTGTTTTTTATTACACTTTTTATGGTAACCATTTTATATTTTGAGTGCTGTTTCTATTTTGACTATCTATTTCAAAACTTCTTGATGGAgattatgttacatttttacaaaGGTTGATGGTCTTATCTTGTTAGTAGGTGACGGGTTGTATTGAGACAGGAAGTGTCTCTTTCACAAGTTTGACTTTTTATCATTTTGTTATATCTGAAATGAAAAACTGCCTTACTATTGCACCTTAAACACTGAACTTTTTTACTCTTGGCATTGTACAACCACTCAGGTGTTTTTCTcaagttcattaaaaaaattgaaGTACCACAATGTGTGATGTCCATTTTCAgtagctgtttttcctgcatgaTAATGAAACATCAAAAAAAAGGTGTATCTTTTTGCATCTCAGAACTGCAAACAGCTTTTTGAGCTCTTACTATCACCACGAGAGGGCACTGTAATTCCATCTGCGGAGCAATCTCGCTTTGTTCTGCAGCTACACTGTACATAATTTATGAAGTGAATAAATCAAGTTTAAGGTACCATAATTCTCGTTTtagaatatttattaatatatttgcaagtgaaataaaataaggtGTTGAAGATATTTTGTACACACTAAGGAGCTGTGGTCAACACTGAGTAGCAGACATTTCATACTTGAACTCTGTGCAGAAAAGCACCAGAACATTGAAGTTACAAGCTCGTAAGAGTAAAATTTGGGGGGAATGCAGAGAAAATATCCCACATAATATTTAGAATGTGCATTTGCCCTCCCC
Encoded proteins:
- the cry5 gene encoding cryptochrome circadian regulator 5, with protein sequence MAHTCIHWFRKGLRLHDNPALMAALRDCKELYPVFILDPHLHDKTLMNINRWRFLLGALEDLDCSLRKLHSRLFVVRGKPEEVFPELFDNWKVTKLTYEYDTEPYSLSRDKTVTTLAKEQGVEVVYKISHTLYDIDRIIEENSGKAPLTYNRMQAIVKSLGPPKKPIPAPTMEDVKDVKTPCSESYEEKYGIPLLEELGHTDTAALGEAPFPGGEQEALRRLDEHMERTGWVCSFEKPQTSPNSLSPSTTVLSPYVTLGCLSARTFWWRLTDVYRGRKHSEPPVSLHGQLLWREFFYTASVGIPNFNKMKGNPVCTQVDWDTNPEFLAAWREARTGFPFIDAIMTQLRQEGWIHHLARHAVACFLTRGDLWISWEEGQKVFEELLLDGDWALNAGNWQWLSASTFFHQFFRVYSPVAFGKKTDKNGDFIKKYLPLLKKFPAQYIYEPWKAPRSVQQAAGCIVGKDYPHPIVQHEVISKQNIQRMKSAYAKRSANPAESPSSSPSKKQGVKRKAPSVVDMLKKKDKRN